Proteins encoded in a region of the Acidobacteriota bacterium genome:
- a CDS encoding formamidopyrimidine-DNA glycosylase: protein MPELPDIVVYVECLDRRITSRRLTAIRIVSPFLLRSVAPSPSEAEGRLVTAVGRLGKRLVVSLEGDLHLVLHLMIAGRLRWRGPGAPMPGRIGLASFDFESGRLLLTEAGTKRRASLHVVEGAAALRGHDPGGIDPVTCGLDAFHEALARENHTLKRALTDPGIFSGIGNAYSDEILHRARLSPFLTTRQIEPGVVARLMEAAREVLTEWTVRLRREAGEGFPEKVTAFREEMSVHGKFGKPCPVCGAAVQRIVYAGNEANYCARCQTGGRLLADRSLSRLLKDDWPRTLDELERRARR, encoded by the coding sequence GTGCCCGAGCTGCCGGACATCGTCGTCTACGTCGAGTGCCTCGACCGGAGAATCACGTCGAGAAGGCTGACGGCGATCCGCATCGTCAGCCCGTTCCTCCTCCGCTCGGTGGCTCCCTCTCCTTCCGAGGCCGAGGGGCGCCTCGTGACGGCGGTCGGGCGTCTCGGGAAGCGCCTCGTGGTCTCTCTCGAAGGCGACCTGCACCTCGTGCTGCACCTGATGATCGCGGGCCGGCTGCGTTGGCGCGGTCCCGGGGCGCCGATGCCCGGGCGGATCGGCCTCGCGTCGTTCGACTTCGAGTCCGGGCGCCTGCTCCTCACCGAGGCGGGGACGAAGCGTCGCGCCTCCCTCCACGTCGTCGAGGGAGCCGCGGCGCTGCGCGGGCACGATCCGGGCGGAATCGATCCCGTCACCTGCGGCCTCGACGCATTTCACGAGGCGCTCGCGCGCGAGAACCACACGCTCAAGCGGGCGCTCACCGATCCAGGGATATTCAGCGGGATCGGCAACGCCTACTCGGACGAGATCCTCCACCGCGCGCGGCTGTCTCCGTTCCTGACGACCCGGCAGATCGAGCCCGGAGTCGTGGCCCGGCTCATGGAGGCGGCCCGCGAGGTCCTGACGGAATGGACCGTGCGCCTGAGGCGCGAAGCCGGAGAGGGATTCCCCGAGAAGGTGACCGCCTTCCGCGAGGAGATGTCGGTGCATGGGAAGTTCGGCAAGCCCTGTCCCGTTTGCGGCGCGGCGGTGCAGCGCATCGTCTACGCCGGGAACGAGGCGAACTACTGCGCGCGGTGCCAGACAGGCGGGCGGCTCCTCGCCGACCGATCGCTGTCGCGCCTGCTCAAGGACGACTGGCCGCGGACGCTGGACGAGCTGGAGCGGCGCGCGCGGCGCTGA